The sequence CATGTACTACCCCGACTGGAGTTTTACTAGCCAAGGGCTAGCGAGTCAGTGGCTGTTTCGCATGCTAGTCTCGACAGCTTAAGACTGATGCGGTTGTTGTTGCTTTAAGGATGAACAGCTTTGTGGCGCTCATTCCCAACACAGGATGAATGATCCTTGTTCATAAGCATACGTGTGTACTTTCTTGTGTGCGCTTATTAGTGAAagttatatacatgtaattagaAAGTGTCGAGCCATTGAAGCCAGTCTGCATATGTTATTTAATATGGGGATCTGGTTATGCTGAATGAATACACGTGGTGCAGTGTGACCTGATAGACACGCTATCAAGGAGGAAGCAAATACGGTTGTCTGAAGACTCAGAAAGGAAAGGGCTGATCTCCAAGACTTCTTCAAAAggattttgtgtatttatttgttagTGAGGGACGGTCATGTAATATTGGTAAATGAGTCAGAAGAAATTTGGAGGCGGTTCCAAAATATTTGACAGTGTTTGGGGAAGCATCATGAAAACATTAACGTTCTGTTATAAGATATACAGTTCGTTCGCAATTTGTCATATGGATGTCACCTGGAGGTCATTCAGAACCATAACACCAAAACACAACATTGGTTAGCCAAACAAATGTCACAGAATCACTGTATTGGAATCCTTACACGCAAGGGGCATAACTTTGCACAGTCCCACCTCAGACAGATATGCAAATCTATGCACAGATATGACTTTATCATAGTCACCACGAGTTGTAGCCTCAGACAACACCAATACAATGTGAAATTCTACGAATGTTTTTCGAAAATCCATTAAAATTTGGATATGTGCAAACATATATTTCCGTCGATTAAATTAATTTTTGCCAAAGAGAGACAAGAAGAAATGTAATGCTAATAATTTTGAAATCTGCTGTTGGTTATGTGAACTTAATTGATTTGTGTCATATTATCTTTCTCaaaatccatcatgattttaagtatttagcGGGCTACTAATTTTGTGGTCAACCTACTAATTTTGATCCCTGAAACTACTATCTGCAGCACTTTGGGGTTGGCATTTCTGTCAGATCGCTTCACGGTAACACACCAACATAGTGTTACAGTTTTAGTAAATGTAATAGACAGATGGCTTGGTTAACCAATTAAAAAGCACGGAATCACTTAAAGAGAATATCGGCAGATCCTTACAGGTAAGGGAAATAACGCCACAGACACCCCACCACAGATCACTTTGCGACCACACTCCAACATAGAACTACAGTTACACAAACTGACGTATTGTTCATGTGGCGAAATGATACTCCTCTAGTCTCGAGATGAACATCCCACATAGCAGGTGCGCGCAGGTGCgctcactgtaaagcctgtctCTTGATCCTCGGTATTTCTACCCCTTTGCTGCCCCTCCTAGCCCGGGACGCCGGCTTCGCCTCCTCTACCACGGGAGCGATGAGTTGGAACTGTGGATCCTTGTGGCTGAAGCAGGCGAAGATAAAACGACCAGGTCCGAATGGTGTCCTTCCTATCAGGAAGTTGGCAAAGATCTGCTCGTAGCTTGTTGCGTCCAACGGGTAGTTACCGTTCTGCAAAATGCGAAAACTGAGTCATTTCGTTTaggctttgtttgttgtttaatatctATAATAAGTTTTATACATTAGATATTTTGGTGTACGGTGACATACTCACATCAGTTATCTGGTCTATGGCCTTCTTGACCTGTAGTTATTCATGCTTTACTCACATCAGTCATCTGGTCTATGGCCTTCTTGACCTGTAGTTATTCATGCTATACTCACGTCAGTCATCTGGTCTATGGCCTTCTTGACCTGTAGTTATTCATGCTATACTCACGTCAGTCATCTGGTCTATGGCCTTCTTGACCTGTAGTTATTCATGCTATACTCACATCAGTCATCGGTCTATGGCCTTCTTGACCTGTAGTTATTCATGCTATACTCACATCAGTCATCTGGTCTATGGCCTTCTTGACCTGTAGTTATTCATGCTATACTCACATCAGTCATTTGGTCTATGGCCTTCTTGACCTGTAGTTATTCATGCTTTACTCACATCAGTCATCTGGTCTATGGCCTTCTTGACCTGTAGTTATTCATGCTATACTCACATCAGTCATCTGGTCTATGGCCTTCTTGACCTGTAGTTATTCATGCTTTACTCACATCAGTCATCTGGTCTATGGCCTTCTTGACCAGTAGATATTCATGCTATACTCACATCAGTCATCTGGTCTATGGCCTTCTTGACCTGTAGTTATTCATGCTATACTCACATCAGTCATCTGGTCTATGGCCTTCTTGACCTGTAGTTATTCATGCTATGCTCACATCAGTCATCTGGTGTAAGGCCTTCTTGACCTGTAGTTATTCATGCTATACTCACATCAGTCAACTGGTCTATGGCCTTCTTGACCTGTAGTTATTCATGCTTTACTCACATCAGTCATCTGGTCTATGGCCTTCTTGGCCTGCGTCTTGGCCTCATCTGGTTCCACATCACACATTTTTTCATAGAAGTGAGCGAGCTCGTCTTCGTCAATCTCGTTATCCCCTGCAACATGCATATGATCAGAGTTAGTACAGCATATTGTCTGAGCAGGCCATGCCAGTGTCATAATATGCCAGTGATATAGTCTAGACAAAATGGGTAAAAGAGTTCAGTTTACCTGTTTTCAGCTTCTCATATTCATTTCTGTCAGTGCCCCATGGATATCGACCATTCCCTGCTGTTTAACCACactgatgataatgattatgaTAATGTCGTGTCAGTTCTGCTAATGTCTGCCTTAACCTCTACCGCCCCACTGATCTTACAGTCCTAGTGATGTCTGCATTCATTTCTACCACCCTACTGGTGTTAAGTTCTACAAATGTCAGCATTCATCTCTACTGTCCTACAGGTGTTCCAATTCTACTCACGTCTGCTTTCATCTCTACCTTTCAACTATGTTACAGTCCTACTACAGTGTACCTTCATCTATACCGTCCTATTAATGTTACAGTCCTACTGGAGTGTGCCTTCATCTCTAACACCATGCTGATGTTACAGTCCCTCTGCAGTCTGCCTTCATACTACCACTCTGCTGATGTTACACTCTTACTGCAGTCTGCCTTCATCACTACCGCCTTACATACACTACAATCTTACTGTAGTACTAATTTCTGCCTTGATCGTTACTGTCATCGCTGACCCTTCCTCCCTGAGGTCTCGACTCACCATTCCTGTCGATCATCCTGAAAAGAGTCTCTGGCAGCAGCCTCATCCACACCGGGAAGTTCTGCATCCCCATAGTGCACGGCAGCAACTTCTCCCACATGTTCATCCACTCCGTGAGAGTAACCTCCTCTGCATGAGCCACAACCACAACATGATCAAGATTATCCCCTGGCTCCTTCAGGGAGAGGTAAAGACTAcgtactactgctactgctactactactgctgctgctgctgctgctgctgctgctgctactactactactactactactactactactactactgctactggtgctgctaccaccactactactactactactactactgctactgctactgctactggtgctgctactaccactactactaccactactactactactgctactgctactggtgctgctaccaccactactactactactactgctactgctactgctactgctactggtgctgctaccactactactactactgctgctgctactgctactgctattgctgctaccactactactactactactactactactactactactactgctactgctactgctactgctactgctactgctactgctactgctactgctactgctactactactactactactgctactgctactgct comes from Haliotis asinina isolate JCU_RB_2024 chromosome 13, JCU_Hal_asi_v2, whole genome shotgun sequence and encodes:
- the LOC137259793 gene encoding sarcoplasmic calcium-binding proteins I, III, and IV-like isoform X3 gives rise to the protein MFLSQFQIEKLEYYFNFFDADGNGKLELRDLEFIKKRILDFTGWTENSQQALKSAEVHEAFFEVLFKRVEGDSAEPKQEVTLTEWMNMWEKLLPCTMGMQNFPVWMRLLPETLFRMIDRNGDNEIDEDELAHFYEKMCDVEPDEAKTQAKKAIDQMTDNGNYPLDATSYEQIFANFLIGRTPFGPGRFIFACFSHKDPQFQLIAPVVEEAKPASRARRGSKGVEIPRIKRQALQ
- the LOC137259793 gene encoding sarcoplasmic calcium-binding proteins I, III, and IV-like isoform X1 yields the protein MESEVRPKQSPKSKEVDSSKMFLSQFQIEKLEYYFNFFDADGNGKLELRDLEFIKKRILDFTGWTENSQQALKSAEVHEAFFEVLFKRVEGDSAEPKQEVTLTEWMNMWEKLLPCTMGMQNFPVWMRLLPETLFRMIDRNGDNEIDEDELAHFYEKMCDVEPDEAKTQAKKAIDQMTDNGNYPLDATSYEQIFANFLIGRTPFGPGRFIFACFSHKDPQFQLIAPVVEEAKPASRARRGSKGVEIPRIKRQALQ
- the LOC137259793 gene encoding sarcoplasmic calcium-binding proteins I, III, and IV-like isoform X2 yields the protein MGAGSGEKRDSKMFLSQFQIEKLEYYFNFFDADGNGKLELRDLEFIKKRILDFTGWTENSQQALKSAEVHEAFFEVLFKRVEGDSAEPKQEVTLTEWMNMWEKLLPCTMGMQNFPVWMRLLPETLFRMIDRNGDNEIDEDELAHFYEKMCDVEPDEAKTQAKKAIDQMTDNGNYPLDATSYEQIFANFLIGRTPFGPGRFIFACFSHKDPQFQLIAPVVEEAKPASRARRGSKGVEIPRIKRQALQ